A segment of the Lycium ferocissimum isolate CSIRO_LF1 chromosome 10, AGI_CSIRO_Lferr_CH_V1, whole genome shotgun sequence genome:
TCTAGAACTACAAATCTTTGAGAATTTGACTGAAAGTGTcggaaaaaaaattcctttacTTCTAATTCATTATGACGGATTGTCGAACATCATAGTGAAGTTGATGACGAATTATATCTATGCCGGTAACGGCTAGAGCACATGTTAAAGACAAGAATTAAGAAATTCAAGCCCTAGACGAATTGAAAGGGCAAAcgttatcaaattttgattttgtttagtGTTATGGAATCCTCTCCAAGGAAAATCTTTGGTGGTCATAGTTTGGAAATCTGACCCGTTGGCCAGAAATGACTTTTTGGATCAACCTATAACTGTGAGTTTGACTTGTGTTGAAAAGTAAGAGGATGTTCATTCAAGATTTTTAACCATTCTAAACCCgtttttatatagtttgaaGTGATCCGGAAACCAGAGAGTGTGCTGCTAGTTTACTGAAAAGTGTGCTTAGTTGTGTAATTAAGGTAAATAAGACTTTAAGCTTTGATGTTTGCTTTTCAAAAGCCGtattttatgaatattgtgGACGCGGTCCATGTGTTGGGACAAGCGCGTACTTAGCAGAGCTGGTAGTCTGTGGACCAGCCATGTATATCTTTTTTTCcgagtatgtaaatattatttgataatttGATTAGTTGTGTGGTGTGGCTTCGTGTCATGTGCAACGGCATTGTAACCCAAATTGACCTGGTAAGAAAATGTGACTAACCCAACCCATTAAAATCCAGATGGATTGGGCGAATTACACATTTTTGGGTAAAATTTGACACCtttaataataatgaaaaacTCATGTCGAGCTTCTCTCGAACAAAATGGGGTCATTGGCACTTATGCCCCCTATTTTGTACTGCCCCTCATAATAAATAACTTTTGCGCGGATCATAAGTTTACATTTTCTCATTATAATATTCCACAAGTTATATCCCGCGCCTTTAAAGAACTTATGATCCACTGGATTTAAGTTCGATTGCTAAAGGACAATAATTAAAGACACCCCAtttgaaggccaattcttgcAATTTCTTCAACGAAAGGACAATGCTAAAAGGAACTATTTTGGTAGAGACGGCACTCGCAGTTGTATGAGTTGAAGCATTTATGACCCCACgccttttgatttttattttaacgATTTACATCCTTATGTTACTAAAATTCTTCATGGCAACAGCTACCTACTACTCCAGGGTCCAGTACCCTACAGTTTTTCTTAAACTTGAAGATTCCAGCTGATAAAACTGGGTATCGGCAAAAGGTTATTATTGACCCTATACTGCACAATAACAGCCACTTCAAACGCATTTCTGGAATTGAAACTAATGTGAATTCCGCGGGTTAGTTGTGATAACTGAGATTCTTTAGAAGTTAGCCAATTACAATGTAAAATGTGATTATAATGTCCAATATCTCCATGAAATAACTGAATTGTAAAGTAAACATTTGAAGGGAGCATGCTTCTACCcaacaagaaaaaggaaacaaaatcaGCCAACAGGTTCTACGTTCATCCTTTTCCCCTGAACCCCACAACCAgaagagttggaaaaatgaagaaaaaccATGGACAGTAATTTTTTCCACAAATCCAAGAGTTAGGCGTGGACaagaatacatatatttacactGCCTTTTATTGGCTCCTTATTCGAAATGGGGTGAAAAAACCCAGCCACCTAAAATCGGCTAGTAGAGAGTTCATTATTTTGGGAGATCACCCAAAGAAAGAGATGTAACAAGAAACCTAATCTTCCAAACACCCAACATATTAAGGCATAATGTACACCTATATACGGGCGAAATGCTTTAGCCCAGCGGAACAAAGGTAGCAGAGTTGGAATTACAGATAGAACGTCAAACTGTCTTGGCACTCTTAAAACCTTTTTCTAATAAGGCTTTTGCAGGGAGATTGCCAAAAACTATTTGGCATTCTCAGGACTGGTTTTTAACTATCCTAACATTGCTATAAAACCGTTTTAGGTCCTTGATAGCCCTTTCCTCTATCTGAATTGAACGTAGAGACGAAGGTGTCTCAATTTCTGGTTTGAACCAGCGACTCGGACAACTAGTTTCTGATGGTGAGCCTTGACCCGTCATCACAGAGAAGCCAGTAGTTTTCGTCTTTGGGCTGTGAGAGAGAGCCAACGGTAGCTTTCCCTACAGAAAACGATTAGGCAGATAAAAAGAATTATGTCGGGAACAAAAGACATGTATGGATTAGGGATTGTGAATTCAAGTGCAGTTATACATTGACCAACAAATTAAAACAGATAATTAGCTAGAAAACGGCTGCTTGTGCATATTCCCAGGAAATCCTTCAATAGTTTACTTAAGCATTGGGTTCCAAACCTCAAATCAAGTGAAACGTGAAACAATTTTCTAAGCAAAATATAAAAGAGAACATTGAGAGATTACAGGCTAAGAAGTGCAGATTCGAAGATGAAGATATACAAAAAACTAAGGACAAGGATTTTAGCATTCCTATCAGGAACATGAGCAATTTCCAGTTGCCTTTTTATCACAGACCAAATAGTTACTCTACTAGACAAAAGAGCCTTTGTTAACTGTATAGGTAAACAAACAAACAGCATAATCGACCAGGCACGCAAGACAACTGGAATACAATGTACACAAACAGATAGTATTATGCAATATCAATGTTCAGAAGTCTAAATTCTCTTTCTGCAAACCCATGCACAGTCTACATTTGGCCCAAGGAGGTAGAGAATAACCAACCTGCTGCTGTTGGATGTCCCTGAGAGAGAGACGTACAAGAGGAGGCGTCCCGGAGGCAGCCCAGGGAGGGGTGTTCTTTTCCACATCAGAGACAGATGGTGTTTGTGACATGGGTATTGGGTTGGACTGTAAAAAAGAACTCAACCGTAATTTACCACCACTACTGTCACCAGAGGGATCTTCTACTGGGTCTCTGAGCTTCAAGGGCTTTGAATCTATTACTTTGCTCTGCTCATCCTGTATTTCTCGAAGAGATGCAGAGCCTTTCTTGACCTTAGCACCACCCCAAGCAGGGCCTTCACTTTTTTGCACAACTGGTGGTGGAACTACAACTTTGGGAACATCATCAAGAGCACCACTTAGAAACATGGACAGTCCaccttttctatttttcttttttgatgcTACAGCTGATGATCCGTTACTATTAAGGGTGTTCCCAAGGTCTCTCTTGATGACAAAGGGAGAATCTTTTGCATCTTGATTGACTGCAGCTCCTTCCAAACCTTTGTGGTCATCCTACAATTGGAAGAGAACTATTAAGAAGCAACCATTTCCCCAgtcaaaatcaagaagaaaatcaGAGTGCAAAAGTTCAATGATCCAATCAGAGCAGCTTCCATGTATAAACAGCACTGGGGTTTTGCTGAAATGACTTGTTAGAGACCACAAAAAGGCTCATAATAATACCACCTGAAACTAGTGGTGCTACAGATAAAGTCACATAACCGGATTCAGTAATTATTAGACCTTAAAAAGTAGTCATATAGCAAATCTGACATTTTTATCAGCAATCTGCTGCTCCTCAATATAAAATAGAAACATACAGCAGCAAACCAGGCACTCCTGTAACCAATGATCTAACACTAATCTACCTGATCATCTTAATCTATCAAAAGATATTTCTCACTTTTCACTCTTCCTCAGATCATTACCCTTCAAAAtcttaaaatgaaaaatcttaAAAAGTGGATGATACTTTTAAATAGGTATAACTGGACACGGAAGATAGTTTACTGTCTTCTAATTACCAAGGGATTGAACAAATACAAAAGGATAATAGTTCACCTCATACTGGACTTCAGGAATTTGAACACTTGAGGCACCCTTTCTAGGGCTGGGTTCAGCACTTTCACGTTTACTGGATGCTACCTCCACTGGTGCTGCCTTTTGTTTGCTCTTTCTCCTTTGCTTCTTAGGTACGTCCATTTTATTACTCCCTTTTCCATCAGCAAGAACAGAGGATGATACTGCTGATTGGAGTGTTTCTACTGGGACACCAAGCTCAGCAAGTGACTTCTCCAATGCTGACCTCGTCTGAAGCTTAGCAATTTGCTGGTCATCAAGAGTCTGCCCCTTTAATTGCTTCTCTTCAAGCATCTCAATCTGCTGCAACTTTTTCCTCAAAGCTCGTACCTGTTTCAGAACCCCTTCTTTCATTTCATCAGACTGTAAAAAGTTATCTAATCTCTGGTCTCCCTCCTGTCTCAACAATGGCCTGTTTTTACAGCTGTCACGCGTCCTAAGAGACTCGATATCATCATTATCTTCTTCATTATCTATTATGGCAGGGAAAGGGGCAGTAGGAGTTGGAAGCCGGCGATAACTCCAGGGTTCAGATGACTTCATATCCCACACTTTCTCAAGCATGACCAACACGTCAAGTGAAGTATTTGCAACGGCATGGCCTGAGACTGTAAATATATAATCAAGATTGCGGATTGCAATATCCTGCAAAAGAATTCCACATAGCATCTGTAAGAGCTATCCATAAAATATTATTGAACGATAAGTAATATAGGAAGCACCAATAACCTATTAATGGGCCCGACAGCAAATTACAAATCTCCGCACACTAATCAGGTAagatattaaaattaaaagaaaaaggttcAAAAGTTAAATCAGAGATTGTAGAATATGAAGACTACCAATTATAGCGAATACACAAGAATTGagctcaattattttatttgtatttatatCATGTTTTACACCAAATTACAATCCAATCCACCACCAAATTTTAAGTCAAAAGCATAACAATTAAAAGTGGGCTGGGCCTGTAGCAAAAAACAATATGCATTAGGAATGACAAAAGTGGATAAGACAACAAGTTTTTAACCTTTACTTGAAGCCTGTCCACGTTTTACTTCAAACGAAACCTTTCAATTAAGTGACTGTTACATCAGACGGAAACTAGGACagtaaacatatataatacaaccttttcttttggcCATGCTTTCAGAtttcatatactatgcatgTCCTTTTTTGAGTTCAGCATCTTCACTGTTTTCCTATTCTTGGTTTTTTGTTTTGGGAGTTGGTAATAGCTTTTATCTATTGTTTATTGTACTACTTAATTTTGATGATAGTCTTAACGAAGATAATATTTCAGTTAACAATCTCACGTTTTTTGAGTTAGATTATATTGACAAATCTGTCTCCCAGTGAACAAATATTGGATCAGTCACGACTCTTAAAACATGTAGATTTCCAAGCAATTTTTTTTGTCAGCCATGTATTATTGTCGATGGAATAACTACAAAGGACAGAGAACCAAACCCCCTGCATACTCTACCACACATGGCTCTAGTAGCAACCAAAGAGAAGCGAAAAGAAGGAACAGAACATTGAGAAGCAAGAGATAGACTGATGCCTCATTTTGTTTTATGTTAATAGAAACAACCAACAGTAATTATAATGGAGAACAAGAACCTAATCCTCAAATCTTTTAGCAAATAGAACTACAGAACACAGTTGCGAGAGTTTAGAACATGCTACTGTTCTCATTAACTTTGTAACTTTAAAACTCCTGAACCTAATACTACATCATAACTTCTCTTTAACAAAGGATCACAAATAGAGCATACAGGAGTCAACAAGAATATACCTCGCAGTGTTTCCTTAGATCTTCTGCCCCTAGTGAATCCGAAATTTCCAGCAGTTGAATAGCATTCCGCGGCTCCACCAAATGCTCTGCAGCCACCGTCCCACAAAGGCTCTTTAAGGTTGGTATAGTCTTGTTTTTgacattttctttttctgagaTGAAGAGAGCTTCCTCTGACTCAACCTCATCAAACATAAAAACCTCATTGAGTTCATCTGTATCATTTTTCATCTTATGCTTGAGCATAGAAGGATTCTTCAACATATTAGGTGGGTAACCAGGATGATATAGAGAAGTAATGATCAACAAATGGGTCTCCCCAACAGAAATTGAAGTTGCCTTTTTAACCCCATGTAACCGAGTTAAAGCAGGAGGTTTCTCCTTCCCTTTCTTCCCATcccacatatacacatcaccTATCACAGTAACAGCAGCTGTCCAATATTTCCCAGCAGAGATGCACGCTACATTTGTGCCACATAGTGAATATAACTACAAATAATTAAGATATGTTAAGACTTATTCACGAAGTGCTAGAAACAGTATACACAATATTGGCAGCAGCTAAAACCTGTTGACAACGCAGATCAGGATCAGATGACACCCAATAAAATAACGTGCCATCCTCTGTAAGCGCCATACTATGTGTAGTCCCGGCAGCTATTGCAACCACATGAAGACGTTCCTTACGATGAAACTTCAACGGGATGTTGCCCATCTTTTTTAGGCTCCGGCCAATCACAACTCTCTTTGGAGTAACAAGCCGGTGACCCCAAGTGAAAACCTCTCCATCAGATCCAAGAACAATTGTGTGATACTTAGCTGCAGCAACTCCAACAAAGGACTTTCCCTTCAGATACTCAACAACCCTTGGAGCATAGTTAGAAGCCGAGTTAGATGTTCCGTAGCCTAGCTGACCCTCCTTATTGCATCCCCAGGTGAAAACCTCACCCAAGTCAGAAACTACAGCAGTGTGCTTGTTTGCTGCGGCTAGAGCAACTACTTTTGACCTCAGCGAACTCACTCTACGAGGTGTAGGTTGAGTATCTACAGAAGTATACCCAAGTTGACCCTCTGTGCATCATCACCAAATCAATCAATATGCACTAGGCATGAAAGCCAAAAACACATTAACTACAAGGACAGTCGTTACAAATACTAGTTCCTACGCACTATATTACAGCCCACGAGGAAGCGTGACAATTTTGATACACCTAAAATAACATCAAGGACATAAACATTTTCCAGCACTATTAGCTGCTTGGGATAACTGACAGAGTTGGTAAATATCATGATACGAAAATCAGAAAAACATTTACCTCTGTTGGAACCCCAAGTGAAAACTTCTCCAGCCTCTGTTGCAATAACAGTGTGATGTTTAGCTGCAGCGACAGCTTTCACTCGACGTGCCCCTAAACCAGAGATCACCTGCCGTGGAGTTATTACAGCAGCTTGGCCACTggaagaataagaagaaagaaTATACATTACCACACACAGTTGATGCTTGATACAATGAAGGCACCTATACTGCTATCATGATAAACTCTAGGTAGCAGTGTTGAAGAACATAGAGAGCAATGAAGCACAAAATTATCACATTGAAACATATAAGATTATAAACTAACCACTCGGTTTCAATTAAAGTGTCTTTGTTTAACTAGGCACAGATTTAAGAATATGG
Coding sequences within it:
- the LOC132034506 gene encoding uncharacterized protein LOC132034506 isoform X1, which produces MEEVVPLSCQKQHIPARKFSFNGCSKDLWAAVRDGCVADVDSSLAFLKKSGGNINLRNAFGLTPLHIATWRNHIPIVKRLLAAGADANARDGESGWSSLHRALHFGHLAVASILLQSGASITLEDTKSRTPIDLLSGPDLQGIEKNNSAASEVFSWGSGVNYQLGTGNAHIQKLPCKVDSLHGSVINLVSAAKFHSAAVTARGELYTWGFGRGGRLGHPDFDIHSGQAAVITPRQVISGLGARRVKAVAAAKHHTVIATEAGEVFTWGSNREGQLGYTSVDTQPTPRRVSSLRSKVVALAAANKHTAVVSDLGEVFTWGCNKEGQLGYGTSNSASNYAPRVVEYLKGKSFVGVAAAKYHTIVLGSDGEVFTWGHRLVTPKRVVIGRSLKKMGNIPLKFHRKERLHVVAIAAGTTHSMALTEDGTLFYWVSSDPDLRCQQLYSLCGTNVACISAGKYWTAAVTVIGDVYMWDGKKGKEKPPALTRLHGVKKATSISVGETHLLIITSLYHPGYPPNMLKNPSMLKHKMKNDTDELNEVFMFDEVESEEALFISEKENVKNKTIPTLKSLCGTVAAEHLVEPRNAIQLLEISDSLGAEDLRKHCEDIAIRNLDYIFTVSGHAVANTSLDVLVMLEKVWDMKSSEPWSYRRLPTPTAPFPAIIDNEEDNDDIESLRTRDSCKNRPLLRQEGDQRLDNFLQSDEMKEGVLKQVRALRKKLQQIEMLEEKQLKGQTLDDQQIAKLQTRSALEKSLAELGVPVETLQSAVSSSVLADGKGSNKMDVPKKQRRKSKQKAAPVEVASSKRESAEPSPRKGASSVQIPEVQYEDDHKGLEGAAVNQDAKDSPFVIKRDLGNTLNSNGSSAVASKKKNRKGGLSMFLSGALDDVPKVVVPPPVVQKSEGPAWGGAKVKKGSASLREIQDEQSKVIDSKPLKLRDPVEDPSGDSSGGKLRLSSFLQSNPIPMSQTPSVSDVEKNTPPWAASGTPPLVRLSLRDIQQQQGKLPLALSHSPKTKTTGFSVMTGQGSPSETSCPSRWFKPEIETPSSLRSIQIEERAIKDLKRFYSNVRIVKNQS
- the LOC132034506 gene encoding uncharacterized protein LOC132034506 isoform X2 — protein: MLGLCETSCDFELVTVERYLVYRTNHVCSWTSFLGICSAYQDGESGWSSLHRALHFGHLAVASILLQSGASITLEDTKSRTPIDLLSGPDLQGIEKNNSAASEVFSWGSGVNYQLGTGNAHIQKLPCKVDSLHGSVINLVSAAKFHSAAVTARGELYTWGFGRGGRLGHPDFDIHSGQAAVITPRQVISGLGARRVKAVAAAKHHTVIATEAGEVFTWGSNREGQLGYTSVDTQPTPRRVSSLRSKVVALAAANKHTAVVSDLGEVFTWGCNKEGQLGYGTSNSASNYAPRVVEYLKGKSFVGVAAAKYHTIVLGSDGEVFTWGHRLVTPKRVVIGRSLKKMGNIPLKFHRKERLHVVAIAAGTTHSMALTEDGTLFYWVSSDPDLRCQQLYSLCGTNVACISAGKYWTAAVTVIGDVYMWDGKKGKEKPPALTRLHGVKKATSISVGETHLLIITSLYHPGYPPNMLKNPSMLKHKMKNDTDELNEVFMFDEVESEEALFISEKENVKNKTIPTLKSLCGTVAAEHLVEPRNAIQLLEISDSLGAEDLRKHCEDIAIRNLDYIFTVSGHAVANTSLDVLVMLEKVWDMKSSEPWSYRRLPTPTAPFPAIIDNEEDNDDIESLRTRDSCKNRPLLRQEGDQRLDNFLQSDEMKEGVLKQVRALRKKLQQIEMLEEKQLKGQTLDDQQIAKLQTRSALEKSLAELGVPVETLQSAVSSSVLADGKGSNKMDVPKKQRRKSKQKAAPVEVASSKRESAEPSPRKGASSVQIPEVQYEDDHKGLEGAAVNQDAKDSPFVIKRDLGNTLNSNGSSAVASKKKNRKGGLSMFLSGALDDVPKVVVPPPVVQKSEGPAWGGAKVKKGSASLREIQDEQSKVIDSKPLKLRDPVEDPSGDSSGGKLRLSSFLQSNPIPMSQTPSVSDVEKNTPPWAASGTPPLVRLSLRDIQQQQGKLPLALSHSPKTKTTGFSVMTGQGSPSETSCPSRWFKPEIETPSSLRSIQIEERAIKDLKRFYSNVRIVKNQS
- the LOC132034506 gene encoding uncharacterized protein LOC132034506 isoform X3, with the protein product MCVRGRLSWGFVQDGESGWSSLHRALHFGHLAVASILLQSGASITLEDTKSRTPIDLLSGPDLQGIEKNNSAASEVFSWGSGVNYQLGTGNAHIQKLPCKVDSLHGSVINLVSAAKFHSAAVTARGELYTWGFGRGGRLGHPDFDIHSGQAAVITPRQVISGLGARRVKAVAAAKHHTVIATEAGEVFTWGSNREGQLGYTSVDTQPTPRRVSSLRSKVVALAAANKHTAVVSDLGEVFTWGCNKEGQLGYGTSNSASNYAPRVVEYLKGKSFVGVAAAKYHTIVLGSDGEVFTWGHRLVTPKRVVIGRSLKKMGNIPLKFHRKERLHVVAIAAGTTHSMALTEDGTLFYWVSSDPDLRCQQLYSLCGTNVACISAGKYWTAAVTVIGDVYMWDGKKGKEKPPALTRLHGVKKATSISVGETHLLIITSLYHPGYPPNMLKNPSMLKHKMKNDTDELNEVFMFDEVESEEALFISEKENVKNKTIPTLKSLCGTVAAEHLVEPRNAIQLLEISDSLGAEDLRKHCEDIAIRNLDYIFTVSGHAVANTSLDVLVMLEKVWDMKSSEPWSYRRLPTPTAPFPAIIDNEEDNDDIESLRTRDSCKNRPLLRQEGDQRLDNFLQSDEMKEGVLKQVRALRKKLQQIEMLEEKQLKGQTLDDQQIAKLQTRSALEKSLAELGVPVETLQSAVSSSVLADGKGSNKMDVPKKQRRKSKQKAAPVEVASSKRESAEPSPRKGASSVQIPEVQYEDDHKGLEGAAVNQDAKDSPFVIKRDLGNTLNSNGSSAVASKKKNRKGGLSMFLSGALDDVPKVVVPPPVVQKSEGPAWGGAKVKKGSASLREIQDEQSKVIDSKPLKLRDPVEDPSGDSSGGKLRLSSFLQSNPIPMSQTPSVSDVEKNTPPWAASGTPPLVRLSLRDIQQQQGKLPLALSHSPKTKTTGFSVMTGQGSPSETSCPSRWFKPEIETPSSLRSIQIEERAIKDLKRFYSNVRIVKNQS